A window from Peromyscus eremicus chromosome 5, PerEre_H2_v1, whole genome shotgun sequence encodes these proteins:
- the Rnf182 gene encoding E3 ubiquitin-protein ligase RNF182 encodes MASQPPEEAVESQVSDELECKICYNRYNLKQRKPKVLECCHRVCAKCLYKIIDFGDSPQGVIVCPFCRFETCLPDDEVSSLPDDNNILVNLTCGSKGKKCLPENPTELLLTPKRLASLVSPSHTSSNCLVITIMEVQRESSPSLSSTPVVEFYRPASFDSVTTVSHNWTVWNCTSLLFQTSIRVLVWLLGLLYFSSLPLGIYLLVSKKVTLGVVFVSLVPSSLVILMVYGFCQCVCHEFLDCMALPS; translated from the coding sequence ATGGCCAGCCAGCCGCCAGAAGAGGCTGTGGAGTCTCAGGTCTCGGATGAGCTGGAGTGCAAGATCTGTTACAATCGGTACAACCTGAAACAGAGGAAGCCCAAGGTTCTGGAGTGTTGTCACAGGGTTTGTGCCAAATGCCTCTACAAGATCATAGACTTTGGAGACTCTCCCCAAGGTGTCATCGTCTGTCCTTTCTGCAGGTTCGAGACGTGCCTGCCAGATGACGAAGTTAGTAGCCTGCCCGATGACAATAACATCCTTGTAAACTTGACTTGTGGAAGCAAAGGCAAGAAATGCCTGCCCGAGAATCCCACAGAGCTACTGCTCACACCTAAGAGGCTGGCTTCTCTTGTCAGTCCTTCCCACACATCCTCCAACTGCCTGGTTATCACCATCATGGAGGTGCAGAGGGAGAGTTCCCCATCTCTCAGTTCTACTCCCGTGGTAGAATTCTACAGGCCGGCCAGTTTCGACTCTGTCACCACAGTGTCCCACAATTGGACGGTGTGGAACTGCACCTCACTACTCTTTCAGACTTCCATCCGGGTGTTAGTGTGGCTGCTAGGCTTGCTGTACTTCAGTTCCTTACCCTTAGGGATCTATTTACTGGTGTCTAAGAAAGTCACCCTTGGGGTAGTCTTTGTTAGCCTCGTCCCCTCTAGCCTTGTCATCCTCATGGTGTATGGTTTTTGCCAATGTGTTTGTCATGAATTTCTGGACTGTATGGCACTTCCTTCTTAA